Within Spinacia oleracea cultivar Varoflay chromosome 4, BTI_SOV_V1, whole genome shotgun sequence, the genomic segment gcctacccttacctcagctctgatCATAATTGGAAAACGGAGTGGTTGTTTgttcgtgtgccgacagatccgaagcatccacatttttaccgccctccgaagtggtttgtgactcctgatcctgatatgcgaagcgtggctgctccggatcggaaccatcaccactacgtggatctcctccagtggtttttggctcgggaggacaactacaaactgccgtccaactggctcccgaacctcaactatatcttgcgggaggacattcttgctgttgccggtctcagtagGATTTTTGataggggtaggtgtctttcggctgggaccgtgctttagtaagtttgtcctcctcctttttgtttcgttttattgactttgctttgtgctttgtttctgcagagtacggctttagctgcgttgatcctgtggtcttgggcatttctttggatctgaagaccattcacgactcggcccctgattacaagttcgggaaggaaaatcctcgtaatcctcgtttgaaggattacgtgctgtctccgtcgggtgtcgctcggatatctgagattcgagctgatccgtgggattctgcctcttctcccgaagctgttccggtgaaagtcgtgctccctgatttgaggacaacctcggatccggtgagtgtttctatatctcgaagtcttttgtttgtctttctttctggttggccgtcggctaacgtcttggtcctggaccatctttttagggtcctgggactgacgctgtgccgcgtgccgttccttcggtttcatctccggctcggatagatatctctttatctaggaaccgggtacttcgcgttttttctttttttttttttttcctttgtcttcttttacatttattgacccttggtctcctcTGTTTAGGATCAGCGCAAAAGGAAGGGCAGCACCCTTTTGAGGCCttctgcgcatccgaagaaagcgaaagcttctcagtcttcggagaaggtatttgttctgacttggagcCTTTGTGATCCgttctctctttttctgaaactgacctttgagcgtttgccctgtaggaagaagtttcggaagtcatgcctcctccaaaaaatctccttcacttcatgcccttgccagggcagaagttgaagagtgtggtggttgcggaaccgccgcccgtggaccaaccgttggccgaggaagataccatcccctctccgctgaagccgtctgctGCTTTGGGGATCGAGATCAAGGATataaccaaggtgatggaggcaattgaagccgaccttgttcctggctcggatgtccctacTGTGGCCGAGCGGAAGGAAgaatctgctgacgtttctctcgCAAGGGAgagaagtccagataaggagatggtggatctcaccgAGGCTCACATGGAGGTTCCCGAAGCTGAGAAGGAGGTCCCTTCTGCTGAGAAGGAGCAACCCGagcagggtctgacgaggaagaggcgccactcgaccttgggctctacttcgacctcggccctggatagactgatccacgctgacccttgctcggatgttccgctgaaacggatccccgaggaggtaagggaggcgatggctcgctatgctagggctccggttttgggggagaaccccatggctcacgtgggatctttggtgggtcccgaagctgcacgggagaatcttcttcgggccaacccgcagtggagggttcctggagctgaggagaggaacccagctatgatggctcagtattatctgaatgaggtaagtgttggaaattttgttttgagttccgtttttggtttgttgttttcttctttcctcatcttttcttgtcttttcttctttcccaggctgttttctggtcctcgttcgcttccgagtgtagctcggttgaggagaggcagttgaggaggtatcaggaggcttatgctcgtgatatccctgtcttggaccagaaggctgggcagctcatggccgagatggtggacctcaagctactgtaccttcagtacagtcgtgaggctagggaATCGGCTGAGCAGATCGGGGCCGAGGTTGGGAAGCTTACTTTCCGAGTCGAGGAGGATGCTGAGaagatagcttccttcgacaaggagaggaaagaaatggctgccaagtttgcgagcgaacttgaagaaaaagacagtcttctcaaggagatgacgtctaaatttgaggcggccattaagcagagccaggaagcggaggcgaggcttGTTCAGTTTGTTAAGAATCGGGAGATTGTTCAGAaccaagctgaca encodes:
- the LOC130472109 gene encoding uncharacterized protein; this translates as MPPPKNLLHFMPLPGQKLKSVVVAEPPPVDQPLAEEDTIPSPLKPSAALGIEIKDITKVMEAIEADLVPGSDVPTVAERKEESADVSLARERSPDKEMVDLTEAHMEVPEAEKEVPSAEKEQPEQGLTRKRRHSTLGSTSTSALDRLIHADPCSDVPLKRIPEEVREAMARYARAPVLGENPMAHVGSLVGPEAARENLLRANPQWRVPGAEERNPAMMAQYYLNEAVFWSSFASECSSVEERQLRRYQEAYARDIPVLDQKAGQLMAEMVDLKLLYLQYSREARESAEQIGAEPGSGGEACSVC